The proteins below come from a single Plantactinospora sp. KBS50 genomic window:
- a CDS encoding endonuclease domain-containing protein, whose amino-acid sequence MCCLETPRKALLRHRITAERYRELLRAQGAGCGICDGPASRGSMGVVPLSIDHDHLWCPGRDSCGRCVRDLLCSGCNGFLGLVELHGNQMQLTRRWIEAARAYLIRAGIDPWNPDRFAAGGRIHRQRRIKDGLDCHCYHCTGDPTGAGGWIAATIATGRPVWDEIIGRTVRHVGEGHEPGLRYARPVPIAAAATARRHRGAPWVVTPPYTAMPNPATSAEGPSSRRRGALDRPSCGSRHAK is encoded by the coding sequence GTGTGCTGCCTTGAGACGCCGAGGAAGGCGCTGCTGCGGCATCGGATCACCGCGGAGCGGTACCGCGAGTTGCTGCGTGCGCAGGGCGCTGGGTGCGGGATCTGCGACGGTCCCGCGTCGCGTGGATCAATGGGCGTGGTTCCCCTGTCGATCGACCACGACCACCTCTGGTGCCCCGGTCGAGATTCGTGCGGTCGATGCGTGCGTGATCTGCTGTGCTCCGGCTGCAATGGGTTCCTCGGCCTGGTCGAGCTGCATGGAAACCAGATGCAATTGACGCGGCGGTGGATCGAAGCTGCTCGCGCCTACCTGATCCGCGCCGGAATCGACCCGTGGAACCCCGACCGGTTCGCCGCCGGCGGGCGCATCCACCGCCAACGGCGGATCAAAGACGGGCTGGACTGCCACTGCTACCACTGCACCGGTGACCCGACCGGCGCGGGCGGATGGATCGCTGCCACAATCGCGACGGGCCGACCAGTCTGGGACGAGATCATTGGGCGGACCGTGCGACACGTGGGTGAGGGCCACGAACCCGGGTTGCGCTACGCGCGGCCTGTTCCGATTGCCGCCGCTGCGACCGCTCGCCGACATCGAGGAGCACCTTGGGTGGTCACGCCGCCGTACACCGCGATGCCCAACCCGGCCACCTCCGCGGAAGGGCCAAGTTCTCGTCGGCGAGGTGCTCTAGACCGACCGTCTTGCGGCTCGCGTCACGCGAAGTAG